A portion of the Phyllopteryx taeniolatus isolate TA_2022b chromosome 15, UOR_Ptae_1.2, whole genome shotgun sequence genome contains these proteins:
- the rnf170 gene encoding E3 ubiquitin-protein ligase RNF170 — protein MEDNQCGDVDYLIQDEDTFIEGVSNQVLFVVVLTITFLAGILTLLCREEQQHNIHPENQEHVRAVRQQLQTEQEENPQPEARQQYYRDMSCPVCLQQAVLPVETNCGHLFCGSCIIAYWRYGSWLGAINCPICRQMVTLLFPLFNEQAAPQRVLDGEAEPQLILRDINDYNRRFSGQPRSVMDRLRDVPTLLRHAFREMFSMGGLFWMFRIRIILCLVGALTYLASPLDILPEALFGLLGFMDDFFVILLLFVYISIMYREVVTQRLNG, from the exons ATGGAGGACAACCAGTGTGGGGACGTGGACTATCTCATCCAAGATGAAGACACGTTTATAGAAGGTGTCAGCAACCAGGTTCTGTTTGTTGTGGTGCTCACCATCACCTTCCTGGCAGGCATCCTCACTCTACTGTGTAG AGAGGAGCAACAGCACAATATTCATCCTGAGAATCAGGAGCATGTTCGAGCTGTCCGCCAGCAGCTACAAACAGAGCAG GAGGAAAATCCCCAGCCAGAAGCCAGGCAGCAGTATTATAGAGACATGTCTTGCCCTGTGTGTTTACAACAAGCTGTTCTACCTGTTGAGACCAACTGTGGTCATCTTTTCTGTG GTTCCTGTATTATAGCCTACTGGAGGTATGGCAGCTGGTTGGGTGCCATTAACTGTCCCATATGCAGACAAATG GTAACATTGCTGTTCCCGCTGTTCAATGAGCAGGCCGCTCCTCAGAGGGTCCTGGATGGCGAGGCAGAACCTCAGCTCATCTTAAGAGACATCAACGATTACAACCGTCGCTTCTCAGGCCAGCCGAGATCT GTAATGGACAGGCTACGAGATGTCCCCACGCTCCTTCGCCACGCTTTCAGAGAGATGTTCTCCATGGGCGGCCTCTTCTGGATGTTCCGAATTCGAATTATTCTTTGCCTCGTCGGAGCCCTCACCTACCTGGCCTCACCTCTAGACATCCTCCCCGAGGCACTTTTCGGCCTGCTGGGATTCATGGACGACTTCttcgtcatcctcctcctctttgtctaTATCTCGATCATGTACAGGGAGGTGGTCACGCAGAGACTTAACGGCTAG